GTGGCGGGCATACCGGGCTGGTGGACGGTATCGAGTTCCTCGCTCATCTGGGACGCACCGAACCTGACTTGCGCGAATGGCTCGAGGAAAACCCCGTGGAGTTCGTGGCCACCGCCAAGCCCGGGGAGGCGGCACAGACGCGGGTCAAGGAATACATCCTCACGCCTACGGAAGACGGGGATATTTTCCGCTTCAGCTACAACCAGTTTCACTACGGTGATGTGAACCCTTCCGAGGCGGACCTGCAGCAATCGAAGGTGGCCAACAGCAACTCGCCGCTGGCCCGCTTCGCCACCCTGGGCGAAGCCTGGTTCGTCGAGCACAACACGCCGGTGTTGATCCCCGACGGCTGCCTGTTGATCTGGGATAACTGGCGAATGATCCACGCCCGCAGCCGCTACACCGATCCCGGACGCAACCTGACCCGCTACTGGCTGGCCTGATTCATTCGTCTTTCCTTTTCCCTTGCGCGTACCCCTCGGCGGGTACGCGTCCTACAGGTATCGCGTCATGCAAACAGCAATCGAGATCGCCAAGGTCGATCATCAACTGGTGGTACGCCTCAACCAGGCCTGGACTAAACGGGCTACGGTGTGCTCGCCGGACAAGGCCCAGGTCAACGAAACATTCGACCCGGCACGCCCGGATTACCCGGAGTGCATGGTGCCGTTTTTCCATCACCCGAAATTCCAGGCCCTGGACGCCGAGCTGAAAAGCAGCGTCGTGACCTGGGGCTGGATCGGCTACAACCTGCGCACGGTGACCGCCGAAGAACATGTGGTGAACCCGGCCCTGAGCGTCATTGCCAACCAGTACCTGGGCAAGGACCACTGGCATTTTCGCGAGGCGATGCAGCAGACGCTGATCGACGAGCACTACCACACGTTGATGCACCTGCGTGCCATCGAGCGCACCCGCGAAGATCGCGCCCTCGATCAGGACCTGGACCTACCGCCCTCCGTCACCTACCTGCGCCTGATCGCCTTGCAGGAAACCCTGGCGCAACAGTGGCAGCGTGACCTGGCGGCGATCACCTTCGCGGTGGTGGCCGAGATCAGCGTCAATGCCTACCTGGACCTGCTGGCCGACGACCAGACCATCCAGCCACAGAACCGTCGGGTCGCCGAACTGCACAACCGTGATGAATATGCCCACAGCAAGGTGCTCGCGGAGGTGGCGAAAGTGATGTACGCCGGCATGTCGCCGGAGCGCCGGGCGTTTTTCACACAGACCTTGTCGGTAGCGCTGAGCGCATTCGTGGCCCAGGACTACTCGATGTGGGAAGCCATTCTGACCCAGCTCGGGGTCGAGGACGCAGCGGTGATCATTGCCGACACCCGCGAGAGCAACCGCAACGCGACGATCATGCGCGACTACAGCGGCTTGCATCGACTGGCCGAAGACCTGGGCATCAGCGAGCAGATCGACTTCGACTTCCGCCCGACCCTCAAACCGGCTGCCGTGGCCTGATCAGGAGATGAACATGTCCGTTCCTGCGTACGAAGTATTTGCCATCCGTGTGGGCGCCAATGCCCAGCGCACGGCGCGGGAGAACTTTCTCTACGACGCCTGTTGCGGCGATCCGAACGCGTCGATGCCGCTGGATTATTACTTCTGGGTGATTCGCCACGAGCAGCAGGTCATCGTGGTCGACACCTGTTTTCAACCGGCCACAGCCGACCGGCGCAACCGCCAGATGTACTGCTTGCCGGAACAATCCCTGCGCCAGCTGGACGTTGATCCCGCACGGGTCGAGAACCTGATCCTCACCCATCTGCACTGGGACCATGCCGGCAACCTGGGCTTGTTCCCCCGTGCCACGGTGCATTTGCAGGAAGCCGAACTGCGCTTCTGCACCGGCCCGAAAATGGCCCATCGCACGGTGAACAAAACCTACGAGGTCGAGGACGTGATGTCGGCGCTGCCACCGCTGTTCGAAGGGCGCCTGCGTTTGCACGGCGGCGCGGTCGAAGTGGCGCCGG
This DNA window, taken from Pseudomonas sp. MYb118, encodes the following:
- a CDS encoding N-acyl homoserine lactonase family protein, which gives rise to MSVPAYEVFAIRVGANAQRTARENFLYDACCGDPNASMPLDYYFWVIRHEQQVIVVDTCFQPATADRRNRQMYCLPEQSLRQLDVDPARVENLILTHLHWDHAGNLGLFPRATVHLQEAELRFCTGPKMAHRTVNKTYEVEDVMSALPPLFEGRLRLHGGAVEVAPGVTLHPVGGHTPGSQVVRVHTARGWIVLASDAAHLWANIRERSPFPILDDLAQTLEAFSLINELADGPDHVIPGHDPLIAERFPHWNDDPHIICLHQPPAS
- a CDS encoding diiron oxygenase, which encodes MQTAIEIAKVDHQLVVRLNQAWTKRATVCSPDKAQVNETFDPARPDYPECMVPFFHHPKFQALDAELKSSVVTWGWIGYNLRTVTAEEHVVNPALSVIANQYLGKDHWHFREAMQQTLIDEHYHTLMHLRAIERTREDRALDQDLDLPPSVTYLRLIALQETLAQQWQRDLAAITFAVVAEISVNAYLDLLADDQTIQPQNRRVAELHNRDEYAHSKVLAEVAKVMYAGMSPERRAFFTQTLSVALSAFVAQDYSMWEAILTQLGVEDAAVIIADTRESNRNATIMRDYSGLHRLAEDLGISEQIDFDFRPTLKPAAVA
- a CDS encoding TauD/TfdA family dioxygenase, which encodes MSDQGIVASTPYVSLGHRHEELASRGWTVLTAGEFAYDVVGTLQAFGRIIPQFNGQTAYPITRKPGYEALPYSQSMNGIGPHTEAPVYGPPPRYLALHCHQQATCGGGHTGLVDGIEFLAHLGRTEPDLREWLEENPVEFVATAKPGEAAQTRVKEYILTPTEDGDIFRFSYNQFHYGDVNPSEADLQQSKVANSNSPLARFATLGEAWFVEHNTPVLIPDGCLLIWDNWRMIHARSRYTDPGRNLTRYWLA